A stretch of Nitrospinota bacterium DNA encodes these proteins:
- a CDS encoding tRNA (cytidine(34)-2'-O)-methyltransferase: MPHSLNIVLVEPEIPMNTGTIGRLCLATESSLHLIEPLGFEISDSQLKRAGLDYWKYVDVNIYPRLEVFLQSIPELAQKVFFSTKGNKDFFQHEFQPGAYLFFGSETRGLPQNLIDLYKDDTYHIPQYDERVRSINVANAVSIVVYEAIRQLGV; encoded by the coding sequence ATGCCTCATTCACTAAATATTGTTTTAGTCGAACCTGAAATTCCTATGAATACAGGAACAATTGGAAGGTTATGCCTTGCCACAGAAAGTTCTTTGCATCTCATTGAACCACTGGGTTTCGAAATCAGTGATAGCCAGCTTAAAAGGGCAGGTCTGGATTACTGGAAATACGTCGATGTTAATATATATCCTAGACTTGAAGTATTTCTTCAAAGTATTCCTGAACTAGCCCAGAAAGTATTTTTCTCAACCAAGGGTAATAAAGATTTCTTTCAACATGAATTTCAACCGGGTGCTTATCTTTTTTTTGGTAGTGAAACCCGAGGACTACCACAAAACCTTATTGATTTATACAAAGACGATACTTACCACATACCTCAATATGATGAAAGAGTAAGGTCTATTAATGTTGCTAATGCTGTGAGTATTGTTGTTTACGAGGCCATCCGACAATTGGGAGTATGA
- a CDS encoding GTP-binding protein, which yields MATSEKGLPVTLLSGFLGSGKTTLLNYILKQNHGKRIAVIENEFGEIGIDSEFIIGADQDIFEMSNGCICCSIRGDLIETLNRLLEKNEKFDHIIIESTGLANSGPTAQAFLVEDEISNSLFLDGIVTLVDAKHIWNILNEQEVVWEQIAFSNVILLNKADLVSELEMGKLEKQVRQINPTAKIWQTTKAVIDLNHILNIGGFNLETALETASFNTSHHETDESISSVSLSFPGHVDPDRLNLWLQMLLIYEGMNVFRSKGILNIEGSAERYLFQSVYMMFEGRFDKPWETEDPLNQIVFIGQNLNAQRLEESLMNNAVS from the coding sequence ATGGCTACTTCAGAAAAAGGACTTCCCGTAACGTTGCTGTCCGGTTTCCTGGGTTCAGGAAAAACCACTCTCCTGAATTATATTTTAAAACAAAATCATGGCAAAAGAATCGCCGTTATTGAAAATGAGTTCGGAGAAATTGGAATAGATTCCGAGTTTATTATCGGAGCCGATCAAGATATTTTCGAAATGAGTAACGGATGTATATGTTGCTCAATTCGCGGAGACTTGATAGAAACCCTGAACCGGCTGTTAGAAAAAAACGAAAAATTCGATCACATTATCATTGAAAGCACCGGCCTTGCCAATTCCGGTCCCACTGCACAGGCTTTCCTTGTTGAGGATGAAATTTCCAATTCGCTTTTTCTTGATGGAATCGTCACTCTGGTTGACGCAAAACATATCTGGAATATCCTGAATGAACAGGAGGTTGTCTGGGAACAAATCGCCTTTTCTAATGTCATCCTCTTAAACAAGGCTGACCTGGTATCAGAACTCGAAATGGGAAAACTGGAAAAACAGGTACGCCAGATAAATCCTACCGCAAAAATATGGCAGACGACTAAGGCTGTGATTGATTTAAATCATATATTAAATATCGGGGGATTCAATTTAGAAACCGCGTTGGAAACTGCCAGTTTCAATACCAGCCACCATGAAACGGATGAATCTATTTCTTCGGTCTCCCTTTCTTTTCCGGGGCATGTAGATCCAGATCGTTTAAATTTATGGTTGCAAATGTTGCTAATATACGAAGGTATGAATGTATTTCGTTCTAAAGGTATTCTAAATATTGAGGGTTCTGCAGAACGATACTTGTTTCAAAGTGTTTATATGATGTTTGAAGGAAGGTTTGACAAGCCCTGGGAAACAGAAGATCCACTTAATCAAATAGTCTTCATTGGCCAGAATCTGAATGCTCAGAGACTGGAAGAGAGTTTGATGAATAATGCTGTTTCTTGA
- the hemH gene encoding ferrochelatase, which translates to MNDFSQPLTGVFLMAHGAPESVDDIPEYLRNIRGGTESTPDTIQIIRDRYEQIGGKSPLREITEELCSRLESFLNQQEPQFKVYCGMRNWSPYIRDEVRRMKEDGVKKVVALCLAPQFSTWSTRLYFEVFKEALKNCDAGDMDVSYIGSWADHPLLIDAFAEKYRLALEKLGTNAEKTVRTIFTAHSIPSESIEFGDPYPEEFDKTINKLVERVQPNQWYKAYQSQGMIPIPWLGPTVESVLDKIARQGSKTVLMVPVGFVCDHVEILFDIDIEFDQYARERKLNLHRTESLNLSPTFIEALASVTWENLV; encoded by the coding sequence ATGAATGATTTTTCCCAGCCTTTGACGGGTGTTTTTCTGATGGCTCATGGAGCTCCCGAGTCGGTTGATGATATTCCAGAATATTTACGGAATATCAGGGGCGGAACGGAATCCACTCCAGATACTATCCAAATAATTCGTGACCGCTATGAACAGATTGGCGGCAAGTCTCCTTTGAGGGAAATCACTGAAGAACTCTGTTCCCGACTTGAATCATTTCTAAACCAGCAAGAACCGCAGTTCAAAGTCTATTGTGGAATGCGCAACTGGAGTCCGTATATCCGCGATGAAGTGAGGAGGATGAAGGAAGATGGAGTAAAAAAAGTGGTGGCGCTTTGTTTGGCCCCACAATTCAGCACATGGAGCACACGTTTGTACTTTGAAGTTTTTAAGGAAGCTTTAAAAAACTGTGATGCTGGGGATATGGATGTAAGCTACATTGGTAGTTGGGCGGACCACCCACTTCTCATAGATGCGTTTGCAGAAAAATACCGGTTGGCTCTTGAAAAGCTAGGTACAAATGCTGAGAAAACGGTTCGAACAATTTTTACGGCACATAGCATTCCATCTGAATCAATAGAATTTGGAGATCCTTATCCTGAAGAGTTTGACAAGACCATTAACAAGCTTGTGGAGAGAGTTCAACCGAACCAATGGTACAAAGCTTACCAGAGCCAGGGCATGATACCAATACCTTGGTTGGGACCGACAGTGGAATCGGTTTTGGATAAGATCGCGAGGCAGGGCTCGAAAACAGTTTTAATGGTTCCTGTTGGTTTCGTTTGCGATCATGTAGAAATTTTATTCGATATTGATATAGAGTTCGATCAATACGCCAGGGAACGGAAACTGAACTTACACCGTACTGAATCTTTAAACCTGTCCCCAACATTTATTGAAGCCTTGGCTTCTGTGACATGGGAAAACCTAGTTTGA
- the hemE gene encoding uroporphyrinogen decarboxylase, whose protein sequence is MENSSEYRFIKACRGEPVDKIPVWFMRQAGRYMKVYRDLKEKYTFLELCKNPELACEVTLQPLDVLGVDAAIIFADILLPLEPMGTGLEFSAGDGPVIPRPVKDRKAVEKLMPVNVEEQLGFVADAIRMVRKEINIPLIGFAGAPFTLCSYMIEGGKSRDFTTTKLMMYEAPDVWEQLMGKVCTMLVDYLKMQVSAGAQAIQIFDSWVGCLGPNDYEKYILPYSRRIYEGLKDTGVPVINFSTGTSTMLDLVQKAGGDVISFDWRIQMDAARALLGKDQPVQGNLDPVTLFAPLPVIKERVQDILQRSGGKGYVFNLGHGILQHTPVEHVKAVVDMVHEFKHE, encoded by the coding sequence ATGGAAAATTCAAGTGAATACCGTTTTATAAAAGCCTGCCGGGGTGAACCGGTAGATAAAATCCCGGTATGGTTTATGCGTCAAGCTGGCCGCTATATGAAGGTTTACCGGGATCTCAAGGAAAAATACACCTTTCTCGAACTTTGCAAAAACCCGGAATTGGCGTGTGAGGTGACACTACAACCTCTGGATGTGCTGGGAGTGGACGCGGCTATAATTTTTGCAGACATTCTTCTTCCCCTGGAGCCTATGGGAACCGGTCTGGAATTTTCAGCGGGAGACGGTCCCGTGATTCCGCGCCCGGTAAAGGATAGAAAAGCAGTAGAAAAACTTATGCCGGTAAATGTTGAGGAGCAATTGGGTTTTGTCGCTGATGCGATCCGCATGGTGAGAAAAGAAATTAATATTCCCTTGATCGGTTTTGCTGGAGCTCCTTTTACCTTGTGCAGTTATATGATTGAGGGAGGAAAATCGAGAGATTTCACAACTACGAAATTGATGATGTATGAAGCTCCCGATGTCTGGGAACAGTTGATGGGCAAGGTCTGCACTATGCTGGTGGATTATTTGAAGATGCAGGTTTCTGCAGGAGCTCAGGCTATTCAGATATTTGATAGTTGGGTGGGGTGCCTCGGTCCCAATGATTACGAAAAATATATTCTTCCATATTCCCGCCGTATTTACGAAGGACTTAAGGATACAGGAGTTCCTGTTATCAATTTCAGCACAGGTACCTCTACAATGCTGGACCTGGTGCAAAAGGCTGGTGGTGATGTGATCAGCTTTGACTGGCGAATTCAGATGGATGCTGCAAGAGCCTTGCTGGGTAAAGACCAGCCGGTTCAGGGTAATCTTGATCCTGTTACACTATTTGCTCCCTTACCTGTAATTAAAGAACGTGTTCAAGATATTCTTCAACGTTCTGGAGGGAAAGGTTATGTATTCAACCTGGGGCATGGTATTTTGCAGCATACACCTGTTGAACATGTCAAAGCTGTAGTAGACATGGTCCATGAATTCAAGCATGAATGA
- a CDS encoding tetratricopeptide repeat protein gives MFSKIFESKEIKELRSRLESTPNDPAAHFYLGAAYEKYGRYKDAIREFEETLKSNSKSAEAHYNLALLHEKMLNGEKAILHIINAGNLFGNKNDQVNKTEARRLLRMYYRKFNVKPKDSVEPDKEIQTEKT, from the coding sequence TTGTTTTCTAAAATTTTTGAAAGTAAAGAAATAAAAGAATTGAGATCCCGTTTAGAATCAACTCCTAATGACCCTGCCGCACATTTTTATCTTGGCGCTGCGTATGAAAAATACGGTAGATACAAAGATGCGATACGCGAATTTGAAGAAACGTTGAAAAGCAACTCGAAATCGGCCGAAGCTCATTATAACCTGGCCCTCTTGCATGAGAAGATGTTGAATGGAGAAAAGGCTATTCTTCATATCATAAATGCAGGTAATCTTTTCGGCAATAAGAACGACCAGGTGAATAAGACTGAGGCCAGGAGATTATTAAGGATGTACTATCGAAAGTTTAATGTTAAGCCTAAAGATTCTGTGGAACCTGATAAAGAGATACAAACAGAAAAAACTTGA
- the hflX gene encoding GTPase HflX, whose product MKSGNAIPVDISTTKPKAILVGVRMPDSPSTVISLEELEGLATTANYDSIARLTQQLDKINPKTFLGSGKVEELRLAVQQHKAEIVIFDEELSPRQNRELENILKCRVMDRPWIILEIFSHHAKTREAKTQVELARMKYSLPRLTGMWGHLSRQRGGIGMKDVGETQIQLDKRMIRNEIHKLEKKLVQIDKEKSTQRKKRKGAYKVALVGYTNAGKSTLMNSLTGADTLVEDKLFATLDATVRKIKNNFPYPVLLSDTVGLISKLPHDLVASFKSTLDEVRDADLLIHVVDISHIEYAEQMRIANDLLEEMEMDDIDIILAFNKIDALPNMEILDRAIHTNPSAIGISSKTGQGIETLRQRMIFHYEKNLVPYRLELKHSQAALIHEIRQHALVLAEDYTPNNIILKLRVAAGAKAKLESILRQPINPE is encoded by the coding sequence ATGAAATCTGGTAATGCCATACCTGTAGACATATCCACTACAAAACCAAAAGCCATTCTAGTAGGGGTTCGCATGCCAGATAGCCCATCAACAGTTATTTCACTTGAAGAACTGGAAGGGCTTGCAACAACTGCGAACTATGATTCTATCGCTCGATTAACCCAACAACTGGATAAGATTAACCCCAAAACATTTTTAGGCAGTGGAAAAGTGGAAGAGCTGAGACTGGCTGTTCAGCAACATAAAGCTGAAATCGTTATCTTTGATGAAGAACTTTCACCTCGGCAAAACCGAGAGCTGGAAAATATTCTTAAGTGCAGGGTCATGGACAGACCCTGGATCATACTCGAAATTTTTAGCCATCACGCAAAAACCCGGGAAGCGAAGACTCAGGTCGAACTGGCAAGAATGAAATATTCTCTCCCTCGCCTTACTGGAATGTGGGGACATCTTTCTCGACAGCGTGGAGGAATCGGTATGAAAGACGTAGGAGAAACACAGATTCAACTGGATAAAAGAATGATCCGGAATGAAATTCACAAACTGGAAAAGAAGCTTGTGCAAATTGACAAGGAAAAGTCAACTCAGCGAAAAAAAAGGAAGGGCGCTTATAAAGTTGCATTAGTCGGTTATACCAATGCGGGAAAGTCAACATTGATGAACTCTCTGACTGGCGCTGATACCCTGGTCGAAGATAAACTTTTCGCCACTTTGGATGCAACCGTGCGTAAAATAAAGAATAACTTTCCCTACCCTGTATTACTTTCAGATACCGTTGGGTTGATCTCAAAATTACCTCATGATCTGGTCGCCTCTTTCAAAAGTACACTGGATGAAGTTCGGGATGCTGATCTGCTCATTCATGTAGTTGATATTAGCCACATTGAATACGCTGAGCAAATGCGCATCGCCAATGACCTTCTTGAAGAAATGGAAATGGATGATATCGACATTATTCTCGCCTTCAACAAGATAGATGCCTTACCCAATATGGAAATCCTTGACCGAGCCATCCACACTAATCCCTCTGCAATAGGTATCTCCAGTAAAACTGGACAAGGCATTGAAACTCTCCGCCAACGGATGATCTTTCACTATGAGAAGAACCTGGTTCCCTATCGACTCGAACTCAAACACTCTCAAGCCGCACTTATACACGAAATAAGGCAACATGCTTTGGTCTTGGCTGAGGATTACACACCCAACAATATAATATTGAAGTTGAGGGTTGCGGCGGGAGCAAAGGCCAAACTTGAGTCAATTTTGCGGCAACCTATCAATCCTGAATGA
- a CDS encoding pentapeptide repeat-containing protein, which yields MAEDSQTRPDESQEIELSEAEIKELERLEVKKQASQKKVLDSKDNLFGAMLTDLDLEGLDLHDAKMAKANLNNTNLSGENLSNANFIEADLTEANFSKADMHDAYFADAQLVAADFSEADLRWADFSWAVLSEARFNEANLLEAGFTETTLVAADFTMENLNGANFD from the coding sequence ATGGCAGAAGATAGTCAAACAAGACCTGATGAGTCGCAGGAAATTGAGCTCAGCGAAGCAGAGATCAAAGAGCTTGAGCGCCTGGAGGTTAAGAAACAAGCATCGCAAAAGAAAGTTCTTGATTCCAAGGACAATCTATTTGGGGCTATGCTGACCGACCTTGACCTTGAAGGGTTAGATCTGCATGATGCCAAAATGGCAAAAGCTAATCTCAACAACACGAACCTGAGTGGAGAAAATTTGAGCAATGCGAATTTTATTGAAGCTGATTTAACAGAGGCCAATTTTTCAAAAGCTGATATGCACGATGCTTATTTTGCGGATGCTCAATTGGTCGCGGCAGATTTTTCAGAAGCCGATCTGCGTTGGGCAGATTTCAGTTGGGCTGTGTTAAGTGAAGCACGCTTTAATGAAGCAAACCTATTAGAGGCAGGTTTTACTGAAACAACACTGGTGGCCGCAGACTTTACCATGGAAAATTTAAACGGAGCTAATTTTGACTAG
- a CDS encoding cyclic nucleotide-binding domain-containing protein, which yields MDKNPILKFIDRLPFFQEFSTDEKSKLVEANGVFEKYKNGKDIIIEGESGSALFIILTGTVRITKSSDTKVLKPHVSLMESNQTILAELKGGAIFGEISLISDGPRNTSAYASSSEVILMRITKKAIESFDLTIQKKFHTQLIKVLIQRLDDMNSKYISLKVNTEK from the coding sequence TTGGACAAAAATCCCATCCTTAAATTTATTGATCGATTACCATTTTTTCAAGAGTTTTCAACAGATGAAAAATCTAAACTCGTAGAAGCAAATGGAGTTTTTGAAAAATATAAAAATGGTAAAGATATAATTATTGAAGGTGAATCTGGTTCTGCGTTATTTATTATTTTGACAGGTACCGTTAGAATTACTAAGTCATCTGATACCAAAGTCCTAAAACCGCATGTTTCCCTTATGGAGTCTAATCAAACAATTCTTGCAGAATTAAAGGGGGGGGCAATATTTGGAGAAATTTCTTTAATAAGTGATGGCCCAAGGAACACTAGTGCTTACGCTAGCTCTTCTGAAGTTATCCTTATGAGAATCACAAAAAAAGCCATTGAAAGCTTTGACCTAACTATTCAAAAGAAGTTCCACACACAACTGATCAAGGTCTTAATCCAGAGACTGGATGATATGAACTCCAAATACATTAGCTTAAAAGTAAATACCGAAAAATAA
- a CDS encoding DUF4325 domain-containing protein codes for MKIKLAEYIGVSCSSVDDGNKLYCCVEPEFKKGNPVELDFEGLQSILTPFLHNSIGRLLYEYQKETVMERLVFCNLSAELLKQLNIYIDRREEEQFQDDSRNSMMELFEEDELGDSSL; via the coding sequence ATGAAAATAAAGCTTGCAGAATATATAGGAGTTAGTTGCTCATCTGTTGATGACGGAAATAAACTGTACTGCTGTGTAGAACCAGAATTCAAGAAAGGTAACCCTGTGGAACTGGACTTTGAAGGGCTGCAGTCAATTTTAACTCCTTTTCTTCACAATAGTATCGGAAGATTGCTTTATGAATATCAAAAGGAAACGGTCATGGAGAGGCTGGTTTTTTGTAATCTGTCCGCAGAACTTTTGAAACAGCTGAATATATATATTGATCGTAGAGAAGAAGAACAGTTTCAGGACGACTCAAGAAACTCCATGATGGAACTATTTGAAGAAGATGAATTGGGAGATTCTTCTTTATAA
- a CDS encoding CPXCG motif-containing cysteine-rich protein, which yields MEQREHFFFCPHCGESISMLLDLSEPDQKYIEDCEVCCHPIEVKFATGTNGDVIFEESRVD from the coding sequence ATGGAGCAGCGCGAACATTTTTTTTTCTGCCCGCATTGTGGTGAATCCATTTCAATGTTGTTGGATTTGTCGGAGCCGGATCAGAAATATATTGAAGATTGTGAGGTATGTTGCCATCCAATAGAAGTCAAATTTGCAACGGGCACTAATGGCGATGTTATTTTTGAGGAAAGCCGAGTTGATTGA
- a CDS encoding AAA family ATPase, translating to MNLENLNPQQIRAVCHKGGPLMVVAGAGSGKTRVITCRIANLIKEEGVSPENILAITFTNKAAGEMKTRVRNMLDLHRSAPWISTFHSFCLRILRSHISELGFSNDFAVYDSQDQLTLIKQCMKTAEISAEVFPPKSLLNHISGFKNDFLLPDDINSDEMPHGQQVKAASLYPVYQEALKKNNALDFDDLLIYATKLFLEVSTLKDYYSQRFQHILVDEFQDTNTVQYKLVCLLAQSHNNICVVGDDDQSIYRWRGANIENILQFESDFPETTVIKLEENYRSTQNILTAAGSVVRENRNRKDKTLWTQNEKGSLVLSYRAKDETDESEFVCEKIQTLNRDEGFSFNEMAVLYRTNAQSRVIEDVLRRHGLPYQVIGGLRFYERKEIKDVLAYMRVIMNPSDSVSLRRIINVPARGIGKTSLEKVDMYCREKGIPLIEGLRANEQSKLTASAAARKITQFLQIIDDLKNTFMEGNPLELLTEIIERTGYGEMLNREGTRESKSRIENLNELYSAVEQSLENGEGSLQEFLDSASLVADLDSLDDERGVLPLMTLHSCKGLEFASVFLVGMENGLLPHASSMSEPDEYEEERRLCYVGFTRARKKLFITHARQRRIYGTTFNYQPSDFLLSIPDEVMKHESSGISNPVASQFGGRIGGGHEALSSYQVNDDSNYSIGTKEGTYSIGTKVLHSKFGSGIVLNLSGNEENLSVEVFFKAPHGKKKLAVNHAKLIIL from the coding sequence ATGAACCTTGAAAATTTAAACCCACAACAAATACGGGCCGTTTGTCATAAAGGAGGTCCTTTGATGGTAGTTGCTGGAGCGGGTTCAGGAAAAACACGTGTCATCACTTGTCGAATTGCGAACTTGATTAAGGAGGAAGGCGTTTCTCCTGAAAACATTCTGGCGATTACCTTTACGAACAAGGCCGCTGGTGAAATGAAGACGCGTGTGCGAAATATGCTCGACTTGCATAGGTCTGCACCCTGGATAAGTACTTTCCATTCATTTTGCTTACGAATTCTCAGAAGCCATATCTCAGAGTTGGGCTTTTCCAATGATTTTGCTGTCTATGATTCCCAGGACCAGTTGACGTTGATAAAGCAGTGCATGAAAACCGCTGAAATTAGTGCTGAGGTGTTTCCTCCTAAATCACTTCTTAACCATATTAGTGGATTTAAAAATGACTTTTTATTGCCGGATGATATCAATTCTGATGAGATGCCTCATGGACAACAAGTAAAAGCGGCAAGCCTTTATCCTGTTTATCAGGAGGCTTTGAAAAAGAATAATGCCCTTGATTTTGATGACTTGCTGATTTATGCCACAAAGCTGTTTCTGGAAGTTTCAACACTCAAGGACTATTACAGCCAAAGGTTTCAGCATATATTGGTTGATGAGTTTCAAGATACGAACACGGTTCAATACAAGCTGGTTTGCCTGCTGGCCCAATCACATAACAATATATGTGTGGTGGGTGATGATGACCAGAGCATTTACCGTTGGCGAGGGGCTAATATTGAAAATATTTTACAATTTGAAAGCGATTTTCCCGAGACGACGGTTATAAAACTTGAGGAAAACTATAGATCGACTCAAAATATTTTAACAGCAGCCGGAAGTGTGGTTCGAGAGAATAGGAATCGTAAAGATAAAACATTGTGGACACAAAATGAAAAAGGCTCGCTTGTTTTGAGCTACAGGGCTAAAGATGAGACGGATGAGTCGGAGTTTGTTTGTGAAAAAATTCAAACCCTGAATCGCGATGAAGGCTTCAGTTTTAATGAAATGGCGGTACTTTATCGTACAAACGCCCAGTCTCGGGTGATTGAGGATGTGCTGAGAAGGCATGGGTTGCCATATCAGGTCATCGGTGGATTGCGATTCTATGAAAGAAAAGAAATAAAAGATGTGCTGGCATACATGCGGGTGATTATGAACCCGAGTGATTCTGTTTCTTTAAGGCGAATCATCAACGTTCCCGCAAGGGGGATTGGTAAGACTTCTCTGGAAAAAGTGGATATGTATTGCAGGGAAAAGGGTATTCCACTTATAGAAGGTTTGCGCGCTAATGAGCAGTCAAAGTTGACCGCTTCCGCAGCTGCAAGGAAGATAACCCAGTTTCTTCAAATAATTGATGACTTGAAAAACACTTTTATGGAAGGAAACCCTTTAGAGCTTTTGACAGAGATAATTGAAAGAACTGGATATGGAGAAATGCTAAATAGAGAAGGCACTCGAGAAAGCAAGAGTCGTATCGAGAATCTGAATGAACTTTATTCTGCAGTGGAGCAATCTTTAGAGAATGGTGAAGGTTCGCTGCAAGAATTTCTGGATTCGGCCTCTTTAGTTGCAGACCTTGACAGCCTTGATGATGAACGCGGTGTATTGCCATTGATGACCCTTCATTCCTGCAAAGGCCTGGAGTTTGCGTCGGTATTTTTAGTGGGTATGGAAAACGGACTCTTACCTCACGCCAGTTCAATGTCTGAGCCTGACGAATATGAAGAAGAGAGAAGGTTATGTTATGTAGGTTTTACCCGTGCCAGAAAGAAATTGTTTATCACTCATGCAAGGCAGCGACGAATCTATGGAACCACTTTTAATTACCAGCCATCAGACTTTTTGCTATCGATACCTGATGAAGTCATGAAACATGAATCCAGCGGTATCAGTAACCCAGTAGCCTCTCAGTTTGGAGGAAGGATTGGAGGCGGTCATGAAGCATTATCCTCTTATCAGGTAAATGACGACAGTAATTATTCAATAGGTACTAAAGAAGGTACTTATTCTATTGGAACTAAAGTATTGCACTCGAAATTTGGGTCGGGCATCGTGCTCAACCTTTCTGGTAATGAAGAAAATTTAAGTGTGGAAGTTTTTTTCAAGGCTCCACATGGAAAGAAGAAGCTCGCAGTTAACCACGCCAAACTGATTATTCTGTGA